A region from the Clavibacter sp. A6099 genome encodes:
- the ptsP gene encoding phosphoenolpyruvate--protein phosphotransferase, producing the protein MRITGIGVGHGVATGPVMRMPDPLPEPGTEPFTGDADAEVARVADALAATADDLAARGARAGGDAKDVLDAQSLMARDPALLDSVGRLVGQGRSGERAVFEAFATFQELLTGMGGYMAERAADLADVAQRVIARLRGVPAPGIPTADAPFVLVARDLAPADTALLDLDRVLALVTTDGGPTSHTAILARSRSIPAIVGATGAADLAEGDEVVVDAAAGIVIVHPDDAEREDAVRRIRAREEALAAPITDGALADGTPVPLLANLGSPDEAARAVELGAEGVGLFRTEFLFLDAAEAPSVAAQTAQYTALLEAFPGRKVVVRALDAGADKPLAFLTDADEENPALGLRGLRALRANEGILRDQLTALAAADAATGADLWVMAPMVADAEETAYFVELGRTLGLRTVGVMAEVPSLALLADQVVEVADFVSVGTNDLTQYTMAADRLLGSVASYQDPWHPAVLRLVRTLGDAGRASDTPVGICGEAAADPLLAVVLVGLGATSLSMTPAALADVRLELGRRTLDEARAAAEAVLTARTAAEARAAAERILVAR; encoded by the coding sequence GTGCGCATCACCGGCATCGGAGTAGGACACGGAGTGGCCACCGGGCCCGTGATGAGGATGCCCGACCCGCTTCCCGAGCCCGGCACGGAGCCCTTCACGGGCGACGCCGACGCCGAGGTCGCGCGCGTCGCCGACGCCCTCGCCGCCACCGCCGACGACCTGGCCGCGCGCGGCGCCCGCGCCGGCGGCGACGCGAAGGACGTGCTCGACGCGCAGTCGCTCATGGCGCGCGACCCCGCGCTCCTCGACTCGGTCGGCCGCCTCGTCGGCCAGGGCCGCTCGGGCGAGCGCGCCGTGTTCGAGGCGTTCGCCACCTTCCAGGAGCTGCTCACGGGCATGGGCGGCTACATGGCCGAGCGCGCGGCGGATCTCGCGGACGTCGCGCAGCGCGTCATCGCCCGGCTCCGCGGCGTGCCCGCACCCGGGATCCCCACCGCGGACGCGCCCTTCGTCCTCGTCGCGCGGGACCTCGCGCCCGCCGACACCGCGCTGCTCGACCTCGACCGCGTGCTCGCCCTCGTCACCACCGACGGCGGCCCCACCAGCCACACCGCGATCCTCGCCCGCAGCCGCTCGATCCCCGCCATCGTCGGCGCGACGGGCGCCGCGGACCTCGCCGAGGGCGACGAGGTCGTCGTCGACGCGGCCGCCGGCATCGTGATCGTGCACCCCGATGACGCGGAGCGCGAGGACGCCGTCCGCCGGATCCGCGCCCGCGAGGAGGCGCTCGCCGCTCCCATCACCGACGGCGCGCTCGCCGACGGCACGCCCGTCCCGCTCCTCGCCAACCTCGGATCCCCCGACGAGGCCGCGCGCGCGGTCGAGCTCGGCGCGGAGGGCGTCGGCCTCTTCCGCACCGAGTTCCTCTTCCTCGACGCCGCCGAGGCGCCGTCGGTCGCGGCGCAGACCGCGCAGTACACCGCGCTCCTCGAGGCGTTCCCGGGCCGCAAGGTCGTCGTCCGGGCGCTCGACGCCGGTGCCGACAAGCCGCTCGCCTTCCTCACCGACGCAGATGAGGAGAACCCGGCGCTCGGCCTCCGCGGGCTCCGCGCGCTCCGGGCGAACGAGGGGATCCTCCGCGACCAGCTCACCGCCCTCGCCGCGGCGGACGCCGCCACCGGGGCCGACCTCTGGGTCATGGCGCCCATGGTCGCCGACGCGGAGGAGACCGCGTACTTCGTCGAGCTGGGTCGCACGCTCGGCCTCCGCACGGTCGGCGTCATGGCCGAGGTGCCCTCGCTCGCCCTCCTCGCCGACCAGGTCGTCGAGGTCGCCGACTTCGTGAGCGTCGGCACCAACGACCTCACGCAGTACACGATGGCGGCGGATCGCCTGCTCGGCTCCGTCGCGTCGTACCAGGACCCGTGGCACCCGGCGGTCCTCCGCCTCGTCCGCACGCTGGGCGACGCGGGCCGCGCGTCCGACACGCCCGTGGGCATCTGCGGCGAGGCGGCGGCGGACCCGCTGCTCGCGGTGGTGCTCGTCGGCCTCGGCGCCACGAGCCTGTCGATGACCCCTGCCGCGCTGGCCGACGTCCGCCTCGAGCTCGGCCGCCGCACCCTCGACGAGGCGCGCGCGGCCGCGGAGGCGGTCCTCACGGCGCGCACCGCCGCCGAGGCGCGGGCCGCGGCCGAGCGGATCCTCGTCGCCCGCTAG
- a CDS encoding succinate dehydrogenase hydrophobic membrane anchor subunit, producing MSDIAQQVSVERPRQPRQPRKQGGVNWEKWGWMYMRASGVVLVVLIFGHLYVNLIQGEGIKAIDFAFVGGKLSDPFWKVWDIALLWLAVIHGANGMRTLVNDYAASPRTRTILKGALVTSTVVLLVLGTLVVFTFDPCPAGQPADLLPSFCGDL from the coding sequence ATGAGCGACATCGCACAGCAGGTCAGCGTCGAGCGCCCCCGCCAGCCGCGTCAGCCCCGCAAGCAGGGCGGCGTGAACTGGGAGAAGTGGGGCTGGATGTACATGCGCGCCTCGGGCGTCGTGCTCGTCGTGCTCATCTTCGGCCACCTGTACGTCAACCTCATCCAGGGCGAGGGCATCAAGGCCATCGACTTCGCGTTCGTGGGCGGCAAGCTGTCCGACCCGTTCTGGAAGGTGTGGGACATCGCGCTGCTCTGGCTCGCGGTCATCCACGGCGCCAACGGCATGCGCACCCTCGTGAACGACTACGCCGCATCGCCGCGCACCCGGACGATCCTCAAGGGCGCGCTCGTCACGTCCACGGTCGTGCTGCTCGTGCTCGGCACGCTCGTGGTCTTCACGTTCGACCCGTGCCCCGCCGGTCAGCCCGCCGACCTGCTGCCCTCCTTCTGCGGCGACCTCTAG
- a CDS encoding YihY/virulence factor BrkB family protein, whose translation MTAPDGRGRPASPAPTPASGGPPAPTGIPALFARVMELKPVRVFLAYGAAGGPILAAGMSYQAVFAVFAALAVGFSVAGSVLADNPALLDSLLTLIQGAVPGLFGPNGAIKDPEALLASDAVRATGIIGSIGLLVTALGWLASTRDSVRRIFELPPPTTFFLLLKVKDLGLALVFALAMLLSAALSVVSTGLLGFVFGLMQVGEDSLLAIVVGRTVGLALVLALDTAVLAGAYRILSGVRIPRPQLLQGALLGGVAMGVLKVLGTALLGGASRNPLLASFAVIIGLLIWFNLICQVILICASWIAVSMRDRGIDARRLSPEELEKERVAKLDEARRILKEEERARARERYEGSRGLTRVLLRLRGEHRR comes from the coding sequence ATGACCGCCCCCGACGGCCGCGGACGCCCCGCATCCCCCGCTCCCACCCCGGCCTCCGGGGGGCCGCCCGCGCCCACCGGCATCCCCGCCCTGTTCGCGCGCGTGATGGAGCTCAAGCCCGTGCGCGTGTTCCTCGCCTACGGGGCCGCGGGCGGACCGATCCTCGCGGCCGGCATGTCGTACCAGGCGGTGTTCGCGGTGTTCGCGGCGCTCGCGGTCGGCTTCTCCGTGGCGGGGTCCGTGCTCGCGGACAACCCTGCGCTCCTCGACTCGCTGCTCACGCTGATCCAGGGCGCGGTCCCCGGGCTCTTCGGCCCGAACGGGGCCATCAAGGACCCCGAGGCGCTGCTCGCCTCCGACGCCGTGCGCGCGACCGGGATCATCGGCTCGATCGGCCTCCTCGTCACCGCGCTCGGCTGGCTCGCCTCGACGCGCGACTCGGTGCGCCGCATCTTCGAGCTGCCGCCGCCGACGACGTTCTTCCTGCTCCTCAAGGTCAAGGACCTCGGGCTCGCGCTGGTGTTCGCCCTCGCGATGCTGCTCTCGGCCGCGCTCTCGGTCGTGAGCACCGGGCTCCTCGGGTTCGTGTTCGGGCTCATGCAGGTCGGCGAGGACTCGCTGCTCGCGATCGTCGTCGGTCGCACCGTCGGCCTCGCGCTCGTGCTCGCGCTCGACACGGCCGTGCTCGCGGGCGCCTACCGGATCCTCTCGGGCGTCAGGATCCCGCGGCCGCAGCTCCTGCAGGGCGCGCTCCTCGGCGGCGTGGCCATGGGCGTCCTCAAGGTGCTCGGCACGGCGCTCCTCGGCGGCGCCAGCCGGAACCCACTGCTCGCGTCGTTCGCCGTGATCATCGGCCTCCTGATCTGGTTCAACCTCATCTGCCAGGTCATCCTGATCTGCGCCTCGTGGATCGCCGTCAGCATGCGCGATCGCGGCATCGACGCGCGTCGGCTCAGCCCGGAGGAGCTGGAGAAGGAGCGCGTCGCCAAGCTCGACGAGGCCAGGCGGATCCTCAAGGAGGAGGAGCGCGCCCGAGCGCGCGAGAGGTACGAGGGGTCGCGCGGGCTGACCCGGGTCCTGCTCCGACTGCGGGGAGAGCACCGCCGTTAG
- the trpS gene encoding tryptophan--tRNA ligase, whose protein sequence is MTARPVLFSGMQPSADSLQIGNYIGALLQWKELQTSHDAVFCVVDLHAITVPQDPAALRASTRRTAAQYIAAGIDPAVSTLFVQSHVSAHTELAWILNTLTGFGEASRMTQFKDKSQKQGADATTLGLFAYPTLMAADILLYGTEVVPVGDDQKQHVELTRDLAKRFNGRFGDVFTIPEPMIQKDMARIYDLQDPTSKMSKSSASDAGVVWLLDEPARTAKKIRSAVTDTDREIRFDRGEKPGVSNLLTILSAFEGTAVEALEERYAGRGYGDLKKDVAETVTSVFEPIRARTLELLDDPAELDRVLAGNAARAEERADAMLARVHDAVGLVRRAGR, encoded by the coding sequence ATGACCGCACGTCCCGTCCTCTTCTCCGGCATGCAGCCGTCCGCCGACTCGCTGCAGATCGGCAACTACATCGGCGCGCTCCTCCAGTGGAAGGAGCTGCAGACGAGCCACGACGCCGTGTTCTGCGTCGTCGACCTGCACGCCATCACCGTCCCGCAGGATCCCGCCGCCCTCCGCGCGAGCACCCGGCGCACGGCCGCGCAGTACATCGCGGCGGGCATCGACCCGGCCGTGTCGACGCTGTTCGTGCAGTCGCACGTGTCGGCGCACACCGAGCTGGCGTGGATCCTCAACACCCTCACCGGGTTCGGCGAGGCCAGCCGCATGACCCAGTTCAAGGACAAGTCGCAGAAGCAGGGCGCCGACGCGACGACGCTCGGGCTCTTCGCGTACCCGACGCTCATGGCGGCCGACATCCTGCTCTACGGCACCGAGGTGGTGCCGGTGGGCGACGACCAGAAGCAGCACGTGGAGCTCACGCGCGACCTCGCGAAGCGCTTCAACGGGCGCTTCGGCGACGTGTTCACGATCCCGGAGCCCATGATCCAGAAGGACATGGCGCGGATCTACGACCTGCAGGACCCGACGTCCAAGATGAGCAAGTCCTCCGCCTCCGACGCGGGTGTGGTGTGGCTGCTGGACGAGCCCGCGAGGACGGCGAAGAAGATCCGCTCGGCCGTCACGGACACGGACCGCGAGATCCGCTTCGACCGCGGCGAGAAGCCCGGCGTCTCCAACCTGCTGACGATCCTGTCGGCGTTCGAGGGCACGGCCGTCGAGGCGCTCGAGGAGCGGTACGCGGGCCGCGGCTACGGCGACCTGAAGAAGGACGTGGCCGAGACCGTCACGAGCGTGTTCGAGCCGATCCGCGCGCGGACGCTCGAGCTGCTGGACGACCCGGCCGAGCTCGACCGCGTGCTCGCCGGCAACGCCGCGCGCGCCGAGGAGCGAGCCGACGCCATGCTGGCGCGCGTCCACGACGCCGTCGGCCTCGTGCGGCGCGCCGGCCGATGA
- the sdhA gene encoding succinate dehydrogenase flavoprotein subunit, with the protein MTTDTATPGSEPSASTIVDGVHYHQFDIVIVGAGGAGMRAAIEAGPQANTAVISKLYPTRSHTGAAQGGMAAALANVEEDSWEWHTFDTVKGGDYLVDQDAAEILAKEAIDAVIDLENMGLPFNRTPDGKIDQRRFGGHTADHGKSPVRRSCYAADRTGHMILQTLYQNCVKFGINFYNEFYVLDLVMAEVDGKEQPAGVVALELSTGEIHVFQSKAVIFATGGFGKIYKTTSNAHTLTGDGVGIIWRKGLPLEDMEFFQFHPTGLAGLGILLSEAARGEGAILRNSEGERFMERYAPTIKDLAPRDIVARCMATEIREGRGAGPNKDYVYLDITHLEPAVIDAKLPDITEFARTYLGVEPYTEPVPVLPTAHYAMGGIPTNIKAEVLSDNTTVVPGLYAAGECACVSVHGSNRLGTNSLLDINVFGKRAGNYAAEYVKTVDFTPLPADAADFVKGLVEGARNSNGTERISTLRRELQESMDRNAQVFRTEDTLIEVTKVIADLRERYTNIQVQDKGQRFNTDLLEAIELGFLLDLAEVVVYSAMYRKESRGGHFREDYPTRDDENYMVHTMAYLTGDAHSTDAGDHIKLSTKPVVITNYQPMERKY; encoded by the coding sequence GTGACCACTGACACCGCGACCCCCGGTTCCGAGCCCTCCGCGAGCACCATCGTGGACGGCGTCCACTACCACCAGTTCGACATCGTCATCGTGGGTGCGGGCGGCGCAGGCATGCGCGCGGCGATCGAGGCGGGACCGCAGGCGAACACGGCCGTCATCTCCAAGCTCTACCCGACGCGCTCCCACACGGGCGCGGCGCAGGGCGGCATGGCCGCCGCGCTCGCCAACGTCGAGGAGGATAGCTGGGAGTGGCACACCTTCGACACCGTCAAGGGCGGCGACTACCTCGTCGACCAGGACGCGGCGGAGATCCTCGCCAAGGAGGCCATCGACGCGGTCATCGACCTCGAGAACATGGGCCTCCCCTTCAACCGCACGCCCGACGGCAAGATCGACCAGCGCCGGTTCGGCGGCCACACGGCGGACCACGGCAAGAGCCCCGTCCGCCGCTCCTGCTACGCGGCCGACCGCACCGGGCACATGATCCTGCAGACGCTGTACCAGAACTGCGTCAAGTTCGGCATCAACTTCTACAACGAGTTCTACGTGCTCGACCTCGTCATGGCCGAGGTCGACGGCAAGGAGCAGCCCGCGGGCGTCGTGGCCCTCGAGCTGTCGACCGGCGAGATCCACGTGTTCCAGTCGAAGGCCGTGATCTTCGCGACGGGCGGCTTCGGCAAGATCTACAAGACGACCTCGAACGCGCACACCCTCACGGGCGACGGCGTCGGGATCATCTGGCGCAAGGGCCTGCCGCTGGAGGACATGGAGTTCTTCCAGTTCCACCCGACCGGCCTGGCAGGGCTCGGCATCCTCCTGTCCGAGGCGGCCCGCGGCGAGGGCGCGATCCTCCGCAACAGCGAGGGCGAGCGCTTCATGGAGCGCTACGCCCCCACCATCAAGGACCTCGCGCCCCGCGACATCGTGGCGCGGTGCATGGCCACCGAGATCCGCGAGGGGCGGGGCGCCGGTCCGAACAAGGACTACGTCTACCTCGACATCACGCACCTCGAGCCCGCGGTCATCGACGCCAAGCTCCCGGACATCACGGAGTTCGCGCGCACCTACCTCGGCGTCGAGCCGTACACGGAGCCCGTGCCCGTGCTGCCGACCGCGCACTACGCGATGGGCGGCATCCCCACCAACATCAAGGCCGAGGTCCTCTCCGACAACACGACCGTGGTGCCGGGCCTGTACGCGGCCGGCGAGTGCGCGTGCGTCTCGGTGCACGGATCCAACCGCCTCGGCACCAACTCGCTCCTCGACATCAACGTGTTCGGCAAGCGCGCGGGCAACTACGCGGCCGAGTACGTGAAGACGGTCGACTTCACGCCGCTGCCCGCCGATGCGGCCGACTTCGTGAAGGGCCTCGTCGAGGGCGCGCGCAACTCCAACGGCACCGAGCGGATCTCGACGCTGCGTCGCGAGCTGCAGGAGTCGATGGACCGCAACGCCCAGGTGTTCCGCACCGAGGACACGCTTATCGAGGTCACCAAGGTGATCGCCGACCTGCGCGAGCGGTACACGAACATCCAGGTGCAGGACAAGGGCCAGCGCTTCAACACGGACCTGCTCGAGGCCATCGAGCTCGGCTTCCTGCTCGACCTCGCGGAGGTCGTCGTCTACTCGGCGATGTACCGCAAGGAGAGCCGCGGCGGCCACTTCCGCGAGGACTACCCGACGCGCGACGACGAGAACTACATGGTGCACACCATGGCCTACCTCACCGGCGACGCCCACAGCACGGACGCCGGCGACCACATCAAGCTCAGCACCAAGCCCGTGGTCATCACGAACTACCAGCCGATGGAGCGGAAGTACTGA
- the sdhC gene encoding succinate dehydrogenase, cytochrome b556 subunit — MSIKTAGTREPHIARAPKVPAGTLYRGREGMWSWVLHRITGVSIFFFLLVHVLDTSLIRVSPEAYNAVIGTYKNPIMGIGEVALVGAIGFHALNGLRIILIDFWRFGAKHQRLMFYVVIGLWVVLMAGFVPRHLLNVFSEAGWI; from the coding sequence GTGTCCATCAAGACGGCAGGAACCCGCGAACCGCACATCGCTCGCGCACCGAAGGTCCCCGCGGGGACGCTGTACCGGGGCCGCGAGGGCATGTGGTCATGGGTGCTGCACCGCATCACCGGCGTGTCCATCTTCTTCTTCCTCCTCGTGCACGTGCTCGACACGAGCCTCATCCGGGTGAGCCCCGAGGCGTACAACGCGGTCATCGGCACGTACAAGAACCCGATCATGGGCATCGGCGAGGTCGCCCTCGTCGGCGCCATCGGGTTCCACGCGCTCAACGGGCTGCGGATCATCCTCATCGACTTCTGGCGCTTCGGCGCCAAGCACCAGCGCCTCATGTTCTACGTGGTGATCGGCCTGTGGGTCGTGCTCATGGCCGGCTTCGTGCCGCGCCACCTCCTCAACGTCTTCAGCGAAGCGGGATGGATCTGA
- a CDS encoding succinate dehydrogenase iron-sulfur subunit — translation MSTATLDAPPAGEASAIPTFTVTLIIRRYLPGQDAEPRWEDFDVEVYPTDRILDALHKIKWEQDGSLTFRRSCAHGVCGSDAMRINGRNRLACKTLIKDLDISQPIYVEAIKGLPLEKDLVVDMEPFFESFRDVQPFLISNTKPEKGKERIQSAAERARFDDTTKCILCAACTSSCPVFWTDGQYFGPAAIVNAHRFIFDSRDESNVRLDILNDKEGVWRCRTTFNCSEACPRGIQVTQAIAEVKQAIMRGKA, via the coding sequence GTGAGCACCGCAACCCTCGACGCACCTCCCGCGGGAGAGGCCTCGGCCATCCCCACCTTCACGGTGACCCTCATCATCCGCCGGTACCTGCCGGGCCAGGACGCCGAGCCCCGGTGGGAGGACTTCGACGTCGAGGTCTACCCGACCGACCGGATCCTCGACGCGCTGCACAAGATCAAGTGGGAGCAGGACGGGTCGCTGACCTTCCGCCGCTCCTGCGCGCACGGCGTGTGCGGATCCGACGCGATGCGCATCAACGGCCGCAACCGCCTCGCCTGCAAGACGCTCATCAAGGACCTCGACATCTCGCAGCCCATCTACGTGGAGGCCATCAAGGGCCTGCCGCTGGAGAAGGACCTCGTCGTCGACATGGAGCCGTTCTTCGAGTCGTTCCGCGACGTGCAGCCCTTCCTCATCTCCAACACGAAGCCGGAGAAGGGCAAGGAGCGGATCCAGTCCGCCGCCGAGCGCGCCCGCTTCGACGACACCACGAAGTGCATCCTCTGCGCCGCGTGCACGTCGTCGTGCCCCGTGTTCTGGACGGACGGCCAGTACTTCGGCCCCGCCGCCATCGTCAACGCGCACCGCTTCATCTTCGACTCGCGCGACGAGTCGAACGTGCGCCTCGACATCCTCAACGACAAGGAGGGCGTCTGGCGCTGCCGCACGACCTTCAACTGCTCCGAGGCGTGCCCGCGCGGCATCCAGGTGACGCAGGCGATCGCCGAGGTCAAGCAGGCGATCATGCGCGGCAAGGCGTAG
- a CDS encoding exodeoxyribonuclease III — translation MPSNLRVASINTNGIRAAFRKGMGDWLATRDVDILAIQEVRAETSDIEGLLGPEWNVLHDAATAKGRAGVAIASRRRAEIHRVAIGEEDFDSAGRWLEADYDVDGTIVTVVSAYVHSGEVGTAKQDEKWKFLDGMERRLPQIAAHSELAVVVGDLNVGHRELDIRNWKGNVKRAGFLPRERAYLDRILGARGEEIEGVDGSTGPGLGWVDVGRQQAGEVDGPYTWWSWRGKAFDNDTGWRIDYQLATPALAEKVVGYAVDRAEAYDQRWSDHTPVVVDYAI, via the coding sequence ATGCCCTCGAACCTCCGCGTCGCGTCCATCAACACGAACGGCATCCGGGCCGCGTTCCGCAAGGGCATGGGCGACTGGCTCGCCACGCGCGACGTCGACATCCTCGCCATCCAGGAGGTCCGCGCCGAGACGAGCGACATCGAGGGCCTCCTCGGTCCCGAGTGGAACGTGCTGCACGACGCCGCGACCGCCAAGGGCCGGGCGGGCGTCGCCATCGCGAGCCGCCGCCGGGCCGAGATCCACCGCGTCGCGATCGGCGAGGAGGACTTCGACAGCGCGGGCCGCTGGCTCGAGGCCGACTACGACGTGGACGGCACCATCGTCACGGTCGTGAGCGCCTACGTGCACTCCGGCGAGGTCGGCACCGCCAAGCAGGACGAGAAGTGGAAGTTCCTCGACGGCATGGAGCGGCGCCTGCCCCAGATCGCCGCGCACTCCGAGCTCGCCGTCGTGGTGGGCGACCTCAACGTCGGCCACCGCGAGCTCGACATCCGCAACTGGAAGGGCAACGTGAAGCGCGCCGGGTTCCTGCCGCGCGAGCGCGCCTACCTCGACCGCATCCTCGGCGCGCGCGGCGAGGAGATCGAGGGCGTCGACGGATCCACCGGTCCCGGGCTCGGCTGGGTCGACGTCGGCCGCCAGCAGGCCGGCGAGGTCGACGGCCCGTACACGTGGTGGAGCTGGCGCGGCAAGGCGTTCGACAACGACACCGGCTGGCGCATCGACTACCAGCTCGCGACCCCTGCCCTCGCCGAGAAGGTCGTGGGCTACGCGGTCGACCGCGCCGAGGCGTACGACCAGCGATGGTCGGACCACACGCCCGTGGTCGTCGACTACGCGATCTGA